The DNA sequence GAGAGAAAAACTGTTAGAATTAGCTGATGAAGCTAAGAAGGTTGGAATAGAACTTTTTGTATTAGATGATGGGTGGTTTGGTAATCGCTTTGATGATAATCGTGCTTTAGGTGATTGGATTGTTAATGAGAAAAAACTGGGTGGAAGTCTAGAAAGTCTGATTTCAGCTATCCATGAAAGAGGTTTGCAGTTTGGGCTTTGGTTAGAACCTGAGATGATTTCCGTTGATAGCGACTTGTATCGTAAACATCCTGACTGGGCTATTCAGGTTCCAGGTTATGAGCATACTTACTCTCGAAATCAATTAGTACTTAATCTTGCCAATCCACAGGTAGTAGAATATCTGAAAAATGTCTTAGATGAACTCCTCTCTCATCATAAAATTGACTACATCAAATGGGATATGAATCGTAATATTACTAATCTGGGGAATGGTTCAGTTTATCTGGAAACCCAGATGCAGTCTCATCAGTATATGTTGGGGCTTTACGAACTCGTTTCTTATCTGACAGAGAAACACAGTCATATTCTCTTTGAGTCCTGCTCTGGTGGTGGTGGACGAAATGATCTTGGTATGATGCGTTATTTCCCACAAGTCTGGGCTAGTGATAATACTGATGCTATTGCACGTTTACCAATTCAATACGGTTCATCCTATCTCTATCCAACCATTTCTATGGGGGCTCATGTGTCAGCAGTACCAAATCATCAGATGGGACGAATGACACCATTGGAAACTCGTGGTCATGTAGCAATGATGGGAAATCTGGGTTATGAGCTTGATTTGACAAGTTTATCAGATGATGAGAAAGCTGAGATTGCTAATCAGGTGAACTTGTATAAAGAATTGCGACCAGTAGTCCAGTTGGGAAACCAGTATAGGCTACTCAATCCAGATGTTGGCTCCAATGAAGCAGCTGTACAATTCAACTATGGAAATCAAACGATTGTAACCTACGTTCGAGTCCTATCAGTTGTGGAAACAATAGAAACAACTTTAAAGTTAAAAGATTTGGATGAAGAGGGACGGTATGAATTACAGGAAAATGGTGTAGTTTACTCAGGCGCAGAACTCATGTATGCGGGTATTACTATGGGGCTTCCGCAGGGAGATTATCTCAGCAGGCAGTTACATTTCATTAGAAGATAAGGAGATAAAATCATGAGATGGTATAAAAAGATGAGCTTAATTGCTACTACAGGACTCTGCCTTTTGGGACTGTCAGCTTGTAGTAGTCAAGAGAAGTCAGCTGATGGCAAGGTAACGATTGAGTTTTTTAACCAGAAGACCGAGATGGCAGATACCTTGCAAAGGATAGTGGATGATTTTGAAAAGGAACACCCTAATATTGATGTGAAGCTGACTACAGTACCTTCAGCTGGAATTGTTCTAAAGACTCGTATTTTATCAGGAGATGTTCCAGATATTATTAATATCTATCCTCAAAATATGGATTTTCAGGAGTGGGCGAAGGCAGGTTATTTTGCAGATATGACAGGAAAACCCTATCTTGAGAACATCAAGAATGACTATGCCGAAAAGTATGCAATCAATAACAAAATTTATAGTGTGCCTTTAACTGCTAACCTCTATGGAATCTATTACAATAAAACAAAATTTAAAGAATTAGGACTTGAGGAACCGAAGACTTTTAAAGAGTTTCAAGAGATTGTTAAAAAGATAAAAGATAGTGGGAATTCTCCATTTGCAGTTGCAGGCAATGAAGGCTGGACATTAAATGGTTACCACCAACTTTCTCTCATTACTATTACAGGCAGTGGAGACGCGGCTAATAACTACCTTCGCTTTTCAAAACCAAACGCTATCTCTGCAGATGATGCTATTTTAAAAGCAGATGCAGAACGACTCGATTTATTGGCAGATAATGCTCAAGATGGTTGGCGTGGAGCCTCTTATAATGATGCGGTGGTAGCATTTTCGAGTGAAACAGCTTTGATGATGCCACAAGGATCATGGGCATTAGCCGCAATTAATCAACAGGATCCAAAATTTGAGGTGGGGATGTTTGCCTTTCCTGGAGAAGAAGTAGGAAAAGAAGTCACTGTTGGTGCAGGGGACATGGCATTATCAACTTCAGCTACTACCAAACATCCGAAAGAAACCGAAGAATTTATCAGCTATATGACTAGTCCAAAAGCTATGCAGTCATACTATGATGTAGATGGATCACCAGTTGCGGTGAAAGGCATACAGGAAAAAGAAGATTCAGCGCTTGCAGCTATTTCTAAACTGGCTTTTACGGACAAACATTATGTTTGGTTGGGCCAACGCTGGAACTCTGAAGAAGACTTTTTTAATCTAAGTGCAGGTTACCTGATGGATAAAAATCTGAAAAATATGGCAAACAATCTCAATGCTTTCTTTAATCCAATGAAGGCAGATTTGGACTAGAATAGGAGTTAAGATGATATGGCTATTCGAAAATTTTTAAATAAATACTGGGGTTGGACATTTTTGCTCATCCCGCTTGCTTTACAAGCTATCTTCTTTTACTTTCCAATGGTACAAGGTGCTTTCTATAGTTTGACTAACTGGACTGGATTGACCTATAATTATAAATTTGTTGGTTTGAATAACTACAAATTGCTGATGATTGATGGGAAATTCTTCACAGCTATTGCTTTTACTTTGATTTTAACCCTAGCATTGATTGTTGGAGAGATTACGATTGGGATGGTTGTGGCACGAGCCTTAAATTCTAAGATGAAGGGACAGACCTTCTTTAGAGCTTGGTTCTTTTTCCCGGCTGTTTTATCTGGTTTGACAGTTTCCTTGATTTTTAAACAATTTTTCAACTATGGTCTTCCAACGATTGGAAGAATTTTAGGAATTAGCTTTTTACAAGAGAGTCTATTAGGAACACCTGTCGGAGCGGTAGTGGCTACTATTTTTGTTCTTCTATGGCAAGGAGTAGCAATGCCAATCATTCTCTTTCTAGCTGGTCTTCAGAGTATTCCATCTGATATTTTAGAAGCTGCATCAATTGATGGTGCAACCAGTAAACAAATTTTTTGGAAGATTGAATTACCCTATTTGCTGCCAACGATTTCTATGGTTTTTATTCTGGCACTTAAGTCCGGTTTGACAGCCTTTGACCAAATTTTTGCCTTGACGAGTGGTGGTCCAAATAATGCTACAACGTCTCTTGGACTTTTAGTCTACAACTATGCTTTCAAGAGTAATCAATATGGATATGCGAATGCAATTGCCTTGATTTTATTCTTAATCATTGGAATTGTTTCTCTTATCCAAATCAAGCTATCAAAGAAATTTGAAATCTAATAGAGGAGTCCTACACATGAAAAAAGAAGAAAAATTGAATCAGTTTTGGAAATATGTCCTCTTGATAGTAGGTGGTATTCTTATACTTGTTCCTTTGTTGGTAACGGTTTTCAGTTCCTTCAAGACAACCAAGGATATCATGAAT is a window from the Streptococcus oralis genome containing:
- a CDS encoding carbohydrate ABC transporter permease, coding for MAIRKFLNKYWGWTFLLIPLALQAIFFYFPMVQGAFYSLTNWTGLTYNYKFVGLNNYKLLMIDGKFFTAIAFTLILTLALIVGEITIGMVVARALNSKMKGQTFFRAWFFFPAVLSGLTVSLIFKQFFNYGLPTIGRILGISFLQESLLGTPVGAVVATIFVLLWQGVAMPIILFLAGLQSIPSDILEAASIDGATSKQIFWKIELPYLLPTISMVFILALKSGLTAFDQIFALTSGGPNNATTSLGLLVYNYAFKSNQYGYANAIALILFLIIGIVSLIQIKLSKKFEI
- a CDS encoding alpha-galactosidase; translated protein: MGIRIENNLFYAESKGLSLIIENRDGFLLLKHLGKTIKNYRGSNSVYERDHAFSGNPTATNRTFSLDTQRQIFGQHGLGDFRKPTLQVQHDATEVTDFRFVEAKILKGQNGPQGLPSPHSMDDTETLVLILEDPQAKLSLTLYYTAFDNDATIASYSKLENNSNQEVVIHKDFSFMADFPAAAYEIVTLQGAYAREKTVRRQQVEQGIFSISSNRGASGHAQTPALLLCDQGATEDAGNVFAIQLMYSGNFEAFVQKNQLNEVRVAIGINPENFSWKLDPKENFETPVALVAYSDKGLTGISHESQNFVLKHIMPSKFSKKERPILINNWEATYFDFQREKLLELADEAKKVGIELFVLDDGWFGNRFDDNRALGDWIVNEKKLGGSLESLISAIHERGLQFGLWLEPEMISVDSDLYRKHPDWAIQVPGYEHTYSRNQLVLNLANPQVVEYLKNVLDELLSHHKIDYIKWDMNRNITNLGNGSVYLETQMQSHQYMLGLYELVSYLTEKHSHILFESCSGGGGRNDLGMMRYFPQVWASDNTDAIARLPIQYGSSYLYPTISMGAHVSAVPNHQMGRMTPLETRGHVAMMGNLGYELDLTSLSDDEKAEIANQVNLYKELRPVVQLGNQYRLLNPDVGSNEAAVQFNYGNQTIVTYVRVLSVVETIETTLKLKDLDEEGRYELQENGVVYSGAELMYAGITMGLPQGDYLSRQLHFIRR
- a CDS encoding extracellular solute-binding protein; its protein translation is MRWYKKMSLIATTGLCLLGLSACSSQEKSADGKVTIEFFNQKTEMADTLQRIVDDFEKEHPNIDVKLTTVPSAGIVLKTRILSGDVPDIINIYPQNMDFQEWAKAGYFADMTGKPYLENIKNDYAEKYAINNKIYSVPLTANLYGIYYNKTKFKELGLEEPKTFKEFQEIVKKIKDSGNSPFAVAGNEGWTLNGYHQLSLITITGSGDAANNYLRFSKPNAISADDAILKADAERLDLLADNAQDGWRGASYNDAVVAFSSETALMMPQGSWALAAINQQDPKFEVGMFAFPGEEVGKEVTVGAGDMALSTSATTKHPKETEEFISYMTSPKAMQSYYDVDGSPVAVKGIQEKEDSALAAISKLAFTDKHYVWLGQRWNSEEDFFNLSAGYLMDKNLKNMANNLNAFFNPMKADLD